The Sphingorhabdus sp. Alg231-15 genome has a segment encoding these proteins:
- a CDS encoding S9 family peptidase, with product MRNLFFGALVAASMQLFVPSALAADKTTDAIAAKPAALVADQVPDIPMAIVEKTRPYMEFRTAGFVDWDPKTKAMIVRTRFADTSQLHRVAEPRREREQLTFTDEPVRSASYAPDGSFLLFQKDTGGNEVNQIFKLEDGVAKMLTDGKSRHSLGPWSNKGNLLAFGSNKRTGLYNDIYLMNPAKPDSATMLVASTGGGWFPIDFSPDDKHLLVFNYVSITDNQLYLIDIANGTSRKLTNSSAPVAYNGLQFAPDGRLWAASDDGSDVQRLGTVNIETAMFEPVIDEKIWDVSDFDISKDGRWIAYEVNQAGQSILKIYDMQSGAVRTVSSLPAGVIGSLKFAPWGELGFTLNANQTGSDSYSIDPETLKITRWTRSETGGLDAKNNVMPELVEITSFDGEKMSGFLYRPDPKKHIGKRPLIINIHGGPEGQATPRFLGRNNYLINELGVAIFYPNVRGSTGFGKRFVALDNGPFRREDSVKDIGAFLSHLRKDSQINRRRIAVTGGSYGGYMTLASMLRYGNTLKAGLEVVGISNFVTFLENTQPYRRNLRRVEYGDERIPELRAKLEEISPLRRANEIKIPLMVVTGANDPRVPASEADQIVAAVRANDRPAWHLLANNEGHGFRKKANADYQFWASLLFWQKYLLNGD from the coding sequence ATGCGCAATTTATTTTTCGGCGCGTTGGTCGCTGCGTCAATGCAACTCTTCGTTCCGTCCGCTCTCGCCGCCGACAAAACCACTGACGCCATTGCCGCCAAACCTGCAGCGCTGGTTGCGGACCAGGTCCCGGACATTCCGATGGCGATTGTTGAAAAGACCCGTCCCTATATGGAATTTCGCACCGCCGGCTTTGTCGATTGGGACCCCAAAACAAAAGCCATGATCGTGCGCACACGCTTTGCCGATACCAGTCAGCTGCACCGGGTCGCCGAACCACGCCGCGAGCGCGAGCAGCTGACCTTTACCGATGAACCTGTCCGCTCCGCCAGCTATGCGCCCGATGGATCTTTTCTGCTGTTTCAAAAAGATACCGGTGGCAATGAAGTGAACCAGATTTTCAAGCTGGAAGACGGTGTCGCGAAAATGCTGACCGACGGAAAGAGCCGCCACAGTCTTGGCCCATGGTCTAACAAGGGAAATTTGCTAGCCTTTGGATCGAACAAGCGCACTGGCCTCTATAATGACATTTATCTGATGAATCCGGCCAAACCCGATAGCGCCACGATGCTGGTCGCGTCTACCGGCGGTGGCTGGTTCCCAATTGATTTTTCCCCAGATGACAAACATCTGCTGGTGTTCAACTATGTCTCGATAACCGACAACCAACTTTATTTGATAGACATTGCCAACGGAACGTCCCGCAAATTGACCAACAGTAGCGCGCCGGTCGCTTATAACGGTTTGCAATTTGCACCGGACGGACGGCTATGGGCCGCTTCTGATGACGGTAGCGATGTCCAAAGACTTGGCACGGTCAACATTGAAACGGCCATGTTTGAACCTGTCATCGATGAAAAAATTTGGGATGTATCCGATTTTGACATCAGCAAGGATGGTCGCTGGATAGCCTATGAAGTCAATCAGGCGGGTCAGTCCATCCTGAAAATCTATGACATGCAATCAGGTGCTGTGCGTACCGTTTCAAGCCTGCCTGCTGGTGTCATCGGCAGCCTGAAATTCGCGCCTTGGGGGGAATTGGGCTTCACCCTCAATGCCAACCAGACCGGCAGCGACAGCTATAGTATCGACCCTGAAACACTGAAAATCACACGCTGGACCAGGAGCGAAACCGGCGGACTCGATGCAAAGAATAATGTCATGCCAGAGCTTGTCGAAATAACCAGCTTTGATGGCGAAAAAATGTCCGGTTTCCTTTACCGGCCGGACCCGAAAAAGCATATAGGCAAGCGCCCGCTGATCATCAATATCCACGGCGGGCCAGAGGGTCAGGCGACGCCCCGTTTTCTGGGCCGCAACAATTATCTGATCAACGAACTCGGCGTTGCCATTTTCTATCCCAATGTCCGCGGTTCCACCGGCTTCGGCAAACGGTTTGTTGCACTCGACAACGGACCGTTTCGCCGCGAAGACAGCGTGAAAGACATCGGCGCCTTCCTGTCCCATCTGCGCAAGGATAGTCAGATTAACCGGCGGCGCATTGCAGTAACCGGCGGCAGCTATGGCGGCTATATGACGTTAGCCTCCATGCTGCGATATGGAAACACGTTAAAAGCAGGTCTTGAAGTTGTCGGCATTTCCAATTTTGTCACCTTCCTCGAAAATACCCAACCTTATCGCCGCAATTTGCGCCGGGTGGAATATGGTGACGAGCGCATACCGGAATTGCGGGCTAAGCTAGAAGAAATCAGTCCATTGCGGCGCGCCAATGAGATCAAAATTCCGTTGATGGTCGTCACCGGCGCCAATGATCCGCGCGTTCCCGCCAGCGAAGCGGATCAGATTGTAGCAGCGGTGCGGGCCAATGATCGCCCCGCCTGGCATCTGCTTGCGAACAATGAAGGACACGGATTTCGCAAAAAAGCAAATGCGGACTATCAGTTCTGGGCATCGCTGCTATTCTGG